One Actinomycetospora corticicola genomic window, CATCGCGGCCGGGCTGTTCCCCGGCGTGTGGGTGGCCAGCCGTCCGGTGCGCCCGGCCCCGTCGGTAGGCGCCGCCTCGTCCTGACCTGGTGTGCGGGGCGCACACCGCCGACCGGTCAGCGGCGGTGCTCCGCCCCGGACAGCCCGATCAGCGTCCACACGGCCGAGATGCCGAGCAGCGGCACGGCGATCGCGGCGATGTTCGGGGCGAGGTCGATGTCGATGCGGCACGCGGCCAGGAGCGCGACCGCGACGATCATGCCCAGCACCCCGTCGCCGACGCGCACCGAGCGGGGCGGAGGAGGCGGCCGGTGGGCGGACGCCGCCGCGGCGGCGGCGCGCGGCCCGGGAGCCGGACCGTCGACGACGACCGGCCCCGACCCGACGTCGGGAAGGAGCCGACCGGGCGAGCGCGGGAGGCCGCGGCCGACGAGCTCGTCGACGGCGGCGCCGAGCCCGGAGCGGGGGACCCGCACCGTCCGGGAGCCGTGCCGGAACACCCGCCGCCCGTCGGCGGAGTGCTCGGCGTACTCGACCTCCCACTCCTCGAGGCCGTCCACCGGCCGGAAGAGCAGGCGTCGCTCGCGGCGCCCGGAGGCGGGGAACCACCACGAGACCGCGCCGCTGCGACAGGCGCCGTAGTGCGCGCCGAGCGCGGTGAGATGCGGGCCGACCTCGGCCCGTACCGCGTTCGCCCGGATGTCCACGGCCCCACTGTGACCCACGCCATGCGGTGTGACCACCCCTGCGATCGGGCATGGACCGGACATGGCCGCCGTGTCCGACGAGTACATGATCAGCGTTCTGCGCCCGTTCGTCGCCGCCACCGGGCCGGTGCTGTCCGGCCTGCGGGACGCCGACCCGTTCCGGCTGGGCAGGCTCGCCCAGCGGCGGTCGCTGGAGCTGGAGGGGCCGGCGCAGGAGGAACCGCCGGCGAAGGGCCGGATCGGCAAGATCGGGCGCACGGTCCGTCGGCTGCGTGGCCGCGTCCTGGACCGTCTCGCGACCTCGCGTCTGCCCGGCACCCCGCGGTGGGCGGTGATGTCGCACGACGAGCGCGACCAGTGGTGGGTCGGCCGGGTCGGTCGGTTCACCTCGGCGATCGCGGCGGTCCCCGGCATCGGTGGTGCGCTGGCGCGTCGGCTCCCGGTCTCGGACATCCTCGGCCTGTCCGCCCAGGGCCTGGTGGTCTGCGCGATCGCGGGCGAGCACGGCGTCACCGGGCGCGACGAGCAGGTCCGGCTCCTCGCGTCGGTGCTCTTCGAGCGCGACCTGCGTCCCGCCGGCGACGCCCATGGCGACCAGGTCGAGCGGGACGCGGCCGACCTCACCGGCGACCTGCACGGCGACCACTCCGGCGACAGCCGGCTGCGGTCGCTCGCGCGGGCGGTGTGGCGGATGGGGCGCTCGCTGTTCGCCCTGCACGACGAGCTGGGCCGCCGGCCGCAGGGCCGCCGCTTCTGGCGGGCCGTCGCGAACCTGCCGGTGGTCGGCGCGTTCGGGGCCTACAAGGCGGAGCGGTCGGGCCTCAAGCGGGCCGCGCGCGCAGCGGCGGCATGGGTGGGGCGGGAGCACGGGTAGCCGCTGCGGCCGGTCCCCGTCGGGTGTGGTGCCTGACACGTCGTGGGACGGGCGACCCGCCCGGGCAGGACGCGCCGCCGAACGGAATACTGCGGGGGCGTTTCATCGCCGTGTGCGGGCCGACCACCACCGGCCCCGGTGGTGAGGACACTCGAGTTGAGTAGGGAGCAGGAGTCGACGTGACGTACGTGATCGCCGAACCGTGTGTGGACGTGCTCGACAAGGCGTGCATCGAGGAGTGCCCCGTCGACTGCATCTACGAAGGCGGTCGGATGATGTACATCCACCCCGACGAGTGCGTCGACTGCGGTGCCTGTGAGCCGGTGTGCCCGGTCGAGGCCATCTACTACGAGGACGACGTGCCGGACCAGTGGTCCGTGTACACCCAGGCCAACGTCGACTTCTTCGACGAGCTGGGCTCGCCGGGGGGCGCCTCCAAGGTCGGCAAGACCGACAAGGACGCGGGCCCCGTGCCGAGCCTGCCGCCGCAGGGCGAGTGAGCGCGGGCAGCCTGCCCGCCCTCCCGGACTTCCCCTGGGACAGTCTCGCCGCGGAGACGGCGACGGCGCGGTCGCACCCCGACGGCGTCGTCGACCTCTCCGTGGGCACCCCGGTCGACCCGGTGCCCGCCGTCGTCGCGACCGCCCTGCAGGAGGCCTGGAACTCGCCGGGCTACCCGCAGACCCACGGCACGCCGGCGCTGCGGAACGCGGTCGTCGAGGCGCTCGCGCGGCGCTTCGGCGTCGCCGGGCTGGAGCCCGACGCCGTGCTGCCGACGATCGGCTCCAAGGAACTGGTCGCGTGGCTGCCCACTCTGCTGGGCCTCCGGGGTGCGGTCGTCGCGATCCCGTCGCTCGCGTACCCGACCTACGAGGTCGGGGCGCTGCTGGCGGGCGCGGAGGCGGTCCGTGTTCCCGACGACGGGCCGCTGCCGCGCGACGCGCGGCTGGTCTGGCTCAACTCGCCGTCGAACCCGACCGGCCGGGTGCTGTCGGCCGAGGCGCTGGCCGCCCGAGTCGCGGAGGCTCGCGGGATCGGCGCGGTCGTGGCGTCCGACGAGTGCTACCTCGGGTTGCCCGGTCCCGGCTCCGACCCGGTGTCGGTGCTGGACCCCCGCGTGCACGGCGGGTCCCTCGAGGGCCTGCTGGCGGTCCACTCGCTGTCCAAGACCTCGCAGCTCGCGGGGTACCGGGCGGCGTTCGTGGCCGGTGACCCGGCGCTCGTGTCCTCGCTCCTCGCCGTGCGCAAGCACGCCGGGATGATCGTGCCGCGCCCGGTGCAGGAGGCGATGACGGCGGCGCTGTCCGACGACCTGCACGTGGCCGAGACGCGGCAGCGCTACGACGCGCGCCGCGCCGTGCTGCGCCCCGCGCTGGAGGCGGCGGGGTTCACCGTCGACCACTCCGAGGCGGGCCTCTACCTGTGGGCGACCCGGGGCGAGCCGTGCCGCGCGACCCTGGGGTGGCTCGCCGAGCGGGGCGTGCTCGTCGCGCCGGGGGAGTTCTACGGTCCCGACGGCGGGTCGCACGTGCGGATCGCGCTCACGGCCTCCGACGAGCGGATCGGCACCGCCGCGGCCCGACTGGGCGCCTGATGCTGATCTTCGGCACCCGCCGGACCGCACAGCAGCTCGCGGTGCTGATGCTGACCTGCCCGCAGGGACATCCGGCGGCCCACACGGTGACCCGGTTCGTCACGCGGTTCACGCTGTTCTTCGTGCCGACCTTCCGGGTCCGCACCCGGCACGTCGTGCAGTGCACGCTGTGCGGGCAGTCGGGGCAGGTCCCGTCGTCCACGGCGGAGGAGCTCGTCAGGCAGGCCGCGGCCGCCTGACGAGCAAGCCGGTTCAGTTCTTGTGCAGGGCCTCGTTCAGCTCCACCTTCGCGCCCTCGGTGCGGGCCAGCGCCTCGACGGCACCGGAGGTGGAGTTGCGGCGCAGGAGGAGCCCCGAACGGCCGCTGAGCTCGGCGGCCTTGACGACCTTCCCGTCGTCCAGCGTGA contains:
- the fdxA gene encoding ferredoxin, producing MTYVIAEPCVDVLDKACIEECPVDCIYEGGRMMYIHPDECVDCGACEPVCPVEAIYYEDDVPDQWSVYTQANVDFFDELGSPGGASKVGKTDKDAGPVPSLPPQGE
- the dapC gene encoding succinyldiaminopimelate transaminase — protein: MSAGSLPALPDFPWDSLAAETATARSHPDGVVDLSVGTPVDPVPAVVATALQEAWNSPGYPQTHGTPALRNAVVEALARRFGVAGLEPDAVLPTIGSKELVAWLPTLLGLRGAVVAIPSLAYPTYEVGALLAGAEAVRVPDDGPLPRDARLVWLNSPSNPTGRVLSAEALAARVAEARGIGAVVASDECYLGLPGPGSDPVSVLDPRVHGGSLEGLLAVHSLSKTSQLAGYRAAFVAGDPALVSSLLAVRKHAGMIVPRPVQEAMTAALSDDLHVAETRQRYDARRAVLRPALEAAGFTVDHSEAGLYLWATRGEPCRATLGWLAERGVLVAPGEFYGPDGGSHVRIALTASDERIGTAAARLGA
- a CDS encoding zinc-ribbon domain-containing protein, encoding MLIFGTRRTAQQLAVLMLTCPQGHPAAHTVTRFVTRFTLFFVPTFRVRTRHVVQCTLCGQSGQVPSSTAEELVRQAAAA